The region GCCAGGGACAGTTCGTCGTCCTTCGCACTCCTGTTGACCGACATCGACCACTTCAAGAACTTCAACGACACATTCGGCCATCAGACCGGCGACCAGGTGCTCAGACTGGTGGCCCTCGCTGTCAAGCAAAACGTCAAGAGCCATGACACCGCTTGCCGCTATGGCGGCGAGGAATTCGCGATCATTTTGCCTCAGTCCTCACTGGCAGAAGCTGCCGAGATTTCGGAAAAGATCCGGGTCGCAGTGATGTCGAAAGAACTGGTGAAGCGTTCAACAGGCGAAAATCTCGGGCGGATCACCATTTCCATCGGGATCTCAACGTTCAAGCCCGGAGACACCGCACACAGTCTCATTGCACGCGCCGATGAATCGCTCTACGCAGCAAAGCGTGGCGGGCGCAACATGGTGAAGAGCGAAGAGGACCTGTCGAAAGAAGGCGGTTCAGAGGTCGCCTAGGCATTGCTTGGATGCCCATTGCGCTGCTGATATTCGCCAAACTTCAGGCATTCAGTCCCATTTGCCAAAAATCAGCCTCAAGTCTGCTTGCTTGATTGAAAATCTCTGACAGTGAAGCGAAACGGGCCTCTGTCATGTAGACTTCTGCCGTTTGATCGGTCCAACTCGAGAAATCCTGAGCGACCAACTGATACTCGTCGCCAGCATACTCATCAAGCCAACGGCGATAGGCATTTGCAGCAGGGCCCGCCGGTTTTGCATGGGCGTTCTCTCGAGCAATCTCACAATAGCCAAGAATACAAGGCGCAAGCGCCACCTGAAGGTCGAGAAGGTCGCCGCGCAGGCCGGTTTCCAGCACGAAACGCGTATAGGCCATTGTCTCACTTGCTTCCGGCAAGGTCTCCAGTTCGTCGCGTGAAATACCCCAGCCAGCGCAAAGCTCGATGTGAAGATCCATCTCCACATCCATGATCGCCTTAAGACCCTCCAGCGCATTGCGCATGTCGGACAGTCGCGGCGACTTGTAGATCGCCAGCGCATAGGCGCGCGAAAAGTGGATCAGAAAGAGATAGTCCTGCTGCAGGTAGGTACGGAACGCCCTCTCGGATAACTCGCCGCTCGCAAGCTGCTTCACAAAGCTGTGCCGAGTGTAGGCGTGCCAATCCTCAAGATTTTCGGCCTTCAGCCGTTCAAACAAGGACACCGACTATGCCTGCGGCGCGGCGAAGTTCGGATCAGCGGCTTGGAGAGACACAGACTCCCCGCAACCACATGCAGAAACTTCGTTCGGATTTTTGAAAATGAACCCGGACCGGAATTTCGTCACTTCAAAATCCATCTCGGTGCCCAGCAGGAAAAGAACGGCAGAAGGATCGACGTAAAGTTTCACGCCCTTCTCATCGATCACGTCGTCGCCGGGTTTTGCTTCGTCGACCAGATCCATCGTGTATTCCATACCGGCGCAGCCGCCGGTCTTGATGCCGACCCTGAGGCCAAGCACATCACGATCTGCGTTTTCGACGAGTTCGCGAACGCGATCCGCAGCTGCGTCGGTCAGGCTCATCACCTGAAATTTGCTACGTACGGTCATGATTTCCTCATTTGCGCGTCCGAGTGACTTGTCTTCCATATAGGATCAGGGAGACCGGTTAAAAGACTACAGCATAGAGCTGCGTCTCAATACCAGTTGAGCGCGACCTTGGCTTCGTCCGACATGCGTTCCGGCGTCCAGGGGGGATCGAACACCATGTCGACATTGACCTGACCGATGCCCGGAACAGATTCCACGGCGTTTTGAACCCAACCTGGCATTTCACCTGCAACGGGGCATCCAGGCGCAGTCAATGTCATGTCAATATTGATGGACCGATCGTCTTCAATATCGACCTTGTAGATCAGCCCAAGCTCATAGATGTCACAAGGAATTTCCGGATCATAGACGGTCTTGAGAGCGCCAACGATATCCGTCGTCAGTCGGTCCAGCTCTTCCATAGGAATAGCCGAACCACCAGCAACGTCCGCGCGCAGCTCTTCGCCAGCGGCGTCATGATCAATCGTTGTCGAGTTTTCCATGGTCATACATAATCCTCAGGCGAAAAAAGCCTGTGCCTTGATCAGGGCCTCGTACAACGCGTCGACTTCGTCGCGCGTGTTGTAGAGACCGAAGCTTGCCCGACATGTAGAGGTCACACCGTACTTTGCCAAGAGCGGCTGAGCGCAATGAGTACCGGCCCGGACCGCGACGCCTGATCGATCGATGATCGTTGAGACATCGTGGGCGTGTGCCCCCTTGATCTCAAAGGAGACAATGGCGCCCTTGCCCGGTGCTTCGCCGAAAATGCGAAGCGAGTTGATCTGCGACAGTTTCTCGTGAGCATAGGATGCTAGATCCGCCTCATGAGCTGCAATGCGATCCCTGCCAATCGCGTCCATATAATCGAGGGCCGCACCCAGGCCAATGGCCTGTACAATCGGCGGAGTGCCGGCCTCAAACCGGTGCGGAGGATCATTGTAGGTCACAACATCCTCTGTCACGTCGAGGATCATCTCGCCGCCGCCATTAAACGGGCGCATCTGCTTGAGCTTGTCGGTCTTCGCCCAAAGAACGCCAATGCCCGAGGGGCCGTAGACCTTGTGACCGGTGAAGACATAATAGTCGCAGCCGAGATCCTGCACATCGACCGGAAGGTGGACTGCCGCCTGGCTGCCGTCGACCAGAACAGGAATGCCGCGTTCGTGCGCGATGGTGCAGACTTCCTTGATCGGTACGATCGTGCCCAGCACATTGGACATATGGGTGATGGCAACCAGCTTCGTCCGATCGCTCAAGCTGTCACGGAATGCGTCGAGATCAAATGAGCCATCCTCCTGGACATAAACCCACTTCAGCTTCGCGCCGTGCCGTTCACGGTGAAAATGCCAGGGCACTATGTTCGAGTGGTGCTCCATGATCGACAGGACGATCTCGTCGCCCTCACCGAAATATTCGCCGCCAAGCCCGTAAGAAACGAGATTGATCGCCTCGGTGGTGGAGCGGGTAAACACCACCTCATCCACTGTCGGTGCATTCAGAAACCGGCGCACCTTTTCGCGCGCTGCCTCATAGTTGTCGGTCGCCGTATTCGACAGGTAGTGGAGCCCACGGTGAACATTGGCATACTCCAGGGAATAGGCCTTCGTCACCGCGTCGATGACAGCTTGCGGCTTTTGCGCAGATGCGCCGTTGTCCAGATAGACTAGCGGCTTGCCATAGACTTCCCGAGCCAGAATCGGGAAGTCCTTGCGGATCGCCTCGACGTCATAGGACGTTTCGGGCGACGTCATTTCAGCCGTTGCTGCCGTCATTCGGGCGCTCCTCGTTTCTTAAGCTGCGAGCCAGGCGCGAACGCGGGCTACCAGTTCTTCCGTGACAGTGTCCTCATCGAACTCTTCGATGGCTTCCGAAAGGAAAGCAAGAACAAGCAATGTGCGTGCCTCGGCTTCCGGGATGCCGCGGGCACGCAGATAGAACAGAAGATCCGCATCCATCTCGCCGCAGGTTGCTCCATGAGCACAAAGGACATCGTCGGCGAAGATCTCGAGCTCGGGCTTGTTCGCCATCTCGGCGCCTTCACCAAGCAGAAGAGCCTGGGTCATCATTTCGCCGTCGGTCTTCTGGGCATGAGGAGCGACGTTGATTCGGCCCTGATAAACGCCCCTCGCCTCATCATCGAGAACGGTCTTGAAGAACTCGCGGCTGTTGCAGTGAGGTACCGCGTGATCAACGATGAGCGTCTGATCGGCCAGATCCCGATTTCGGGCCATGGTCACGCCATAGATCTTCGCTTCGGAATTCTCTCCGGTAAAAGAGATGAACTGCTGATTGCGGGCGAAAGCAGGACCCGCAAGAAAGCCGAGGGTCTTGAATTCCGCATCTGCACCGATCCGCGCCAGGGAGGTGAACAGCGTCGCGCCTTCCGCCTTGCCGGCCATCAAGCGGGTGACCGCGAGCCTCGCGCCATCGGCAACGTCATAGTCGAAGACAACGTTCGTCTCGCCCGCGCCTGTGTCACCGGCGAAGGTTTCCAGCAGCTTGAACGTCGCGCCTTTGGCAACCACGATGCGGTTGCGGCTAACCTGGGCGCCTTCGCCGACAGCCACCTGAACCAGTTCGACCGGCTTGGAGACGTCAGCGCCGTCCTTGACCGAAATCACGACACCGCCCTGCAGGAATGCCGTGTTGAGGGCAAGGGTTCCGTCCTGACCGGCCATTTTCGGCGTCGCCAGAAGCTCTGAACCGTTCTCACCTGCCAGCCCGTCGTTGAAGTCCGTGACGGTGACGCCTTCTGCCGCCAGCACGTCAACATCGCTCAGGTCGGCATTGAATGTGCCGTTGGCGATGACGATCCGGTACCGATCGAGCGTGCCATAGCTTTCAAAACCGTCAAGCACGGCCTTGGCCTCGGCAGAAGTCGCCGGCGTTGCGAGCGGCGCGGCCAACTTCATGAAGGCGCGCAGGTCCGTGTATTTATACTCTTCCACGCGGCGATGAGGCAGGCCCTTCGCCTTGATCTGCTCGGCCGCCGCATCGCGCAGAGCGGTCACGGCTATCGATCCGGCAAGGCTTGGCCGGGCCGCATCGAAGCGCGCGACAAGCCCGGCTTCCGCCTGGGTATGGTTGATCGGGGTGGGTGCGTTCATGGCTCTCTCCCCGGGGCTCAGGCGGCTTCGCCGACGAAATCGGCGTAACCGTTCTTTTCCAGCTCAAGCGCCAGTTCCTTGCCGCCGGTCTTGACGATCTTGCCTTTGGACAAGACGTGGACAACATCGGGGACAATGTGATCGAGCAAACGCTGGTAATGGGTGATGACGATCATGCTGCGTTCCGGCGAACGCAGTTTGTTGACGCCTTCGGAAACGATGCGCAGAGCGTCAATATCGAGGCCGGAGTCAGTCTCATCCAGAACGCAAAGGCTCGGCTCGAGCAGAGACATCTGCAGGATTTCGGCGCGCTTCTTCTCGCCACCGGAGAAGCCGACGTTGAGCGGGCGCTTCAGCATATCCATGGTGACGTTCAAGTCAGCAGCCTTGGCACGAACCAGCTTCATGAAATCAGGAATCGTCAGCTCAGCCTGACCGCGCGCCTTGCGCTGTGCGTTCATGGCTGTCTTCAAGAATTCCATCGTTGCCACGCCCGGAATTTCGATCGGGTACTGGAACGCCAGGAAGACACCGGCCGCCGCGCGCTCGTCCGGCTCCATGTCGAGCAGGTTCTCGCCGTGGAAGATGATATCACCCTCGGTGACCTCATAATCTTCCTTGCCCGCCAGAATGTAGGACAGGGTCGATTTGCCAGAGCCATTCGGCCCCATGACCGCATGGACTTCGCCGGCATTCACTTTCAAGTTGATGCCACGCAGGATTTCGGTGCCGTCTTCGGCGATGCGGGCGTGCAGGTTTTTGATCTCAAGCATGATTATTTCCTAGATATTTCCGAGTGTCTTGAGCACATCTTTATTCCGTTTGAATTCGTTAATCGCTGGCTCGACAGCCATTCCAAAAATGCTCGCACCATCGAATGCATCGGCGACCTTTACTTGCTTAAAGCTATTCGGCCCGTCAGAAATATAGTCGTTACAAAGCACGACGACGGGTGTCGATCTAGAAACTACAGCTTCGTAAACAACGTATTCGCCACACTTTAATTGAATATTCGGGACGCTATCATCCACATGAATACTCAACCCATGCAATTCAATTGCGTCTTTACTAGATTCCAATTCAGACACGACCTGATGGGCGCGCATTATAAAGTCGGCTTTATACTTTTTTTCCGCTTCCGCGAGTTCTGTTGCAGATTTAATCGCCATTGTGCCCTCTTCCCTTAGCCGACCGAGCCTTCCAGACTGATCGAGATCAACTTCTGGGCTTCCACTGCAAATTCCATCGGCAGCTGCTGGATGACGTCCTTGACGAAACCGTTGACGATCAGGGCAACCGCCTCTTCCTCGTTCATGCCGCGCTGCAGGCAGTAGAACATCTGGTCGTCCGAGATCTTCGAGGTGGTTGCCTCATGCTCGAAAACGGCGGACGCGTTCTTGCTTTCGATGTAGGGCACCGTGTGAGCACCACACTCCTGACCGATCAGCAACGAGTCGCACTGGGTGAAGTTGCGCGTGTTGGACGCCTTCTTGTGGGCAGAAACCAGGCCGCGATAGGTGTTGGACGAGCGGCCAGCGGAAATGCCCTTGGAGATGATGCGGCTGGACGTGTTTTTGCCCAGATGAATCATCTTGGTGCCGCTGTCGATCTGCTGATAGCCATTGGAAACGGCTATCGAGTAGAACTCGCCGACAGAATTGTCGCCGCGCAGAATGCAGGATGGGTATTTCCAGGTGATGGCAGAGCCAGTCTCGACCTGGGTCCAGGCAATCTTGGAATTTTTGCCACGGCAATCGCCACGCTTGGTGACGAAATTATAGATACCGCCCTTGCCTTCTGAATCGCCCGGAAACCAGTTCTGAACGGTGGAGTATTTGATCTCCGCATCATCCAGAGCAACAAGTTCTACAACAGCGGCGTGAAGCTGGTTTTCATCCCGCTGGGGCGCAGTGCAGCCTTCCAGATAGGAGACATACGAGCCCTTGTCCGCGATGATCAGCGTGCGCTCGAACTGGCCGGTGTTCTGCTCATTGATGCGGAAATAGGTCGAAAGCTCCATCGGGCAGCGGACGCCTTCCGGAATGTAGACGAAGGACCCGTCGGAGAAGACAGCCGAATTCAGCGTCGCATAATAGTTGTCGGTCACCGGCACGACAGAGCCGAGGTACTTCTTCACCAGATCCGGATACTCACGGAGCGCTTCCGAGATCGAACAGAAGATGACCCCTGCCTTCTTCAGCTCTTCCTTGAAAGTCGTGACCACGGATACGCTGTCAAAAACGGCATCCACGGCAACCCGGTTCTTCGGCTCGACGCCAGCAAGGATCTCCTGCTCGCGAAGTGGAATGCCGAGTTTCTCATAGGTCGCAAGCAGTTCAGGGTCGACTTCATCAAGGCTCTTGGGGCCTTCGACCGATTTCGGCGCGGCCCAATAATAAAGCGCATCAAAGTCGATTTTCGGATAATCAACGCGCGCCCAATCCGGCTCTTCCATCGTCTGGAAGCGGCGCAGAGCATCGAGACGCCATTCCGTCATCCACTCCGGCTCGTCCTTTTTGGCCGACAGGAAGCGAACGGTTTCCTCAGAGAGCCCCTTGGCGCCCTTTTCCGAATCGATGTCGGTCACGAAGCCGTATTTATACTGGTCAACATCGATCGCCTTGACCTGATCGATAGTCTCCTGCACAGCGGGCATATCATTAACTCCATTGCACGAGACTTTGTCAGTCTCGCAGTTTGTCGTTGGTGCATCCCGAAGACGACGCCGATATCCGGCGTCTTGCGGGGTGTTTGTCGCGACGTTCGAAAACGCCGAATTCGTCAGGCGGCCCTGTTGCGGGCCTTAGGGTTCAGCCGATCCACGATGGATGGCCACAGCTCCAGAAAGCGGTCGACGTCTTTCGCGCCCGAGTTCCAGCCGAGGCTTGCGCGCAAGGCGCAACGTGCCTTTTCCTCATCAACGCCCATGGCTGTGAGCACGTGGGAAACCGACACCTTGCCGGAAGAACAAGCCGATCCGGACGAAAGGGATACGTTTTCCAGATCCAAAGCGATCAGTGCTGTTTCTGCGGGAACTCCCTCAACCGCAAAACAGGAGGTGTTCGCCAAGCGTGGCGCGCGCGCTCCAAAAACTGTCACCGATGGGCATATAAGGCGGATACCCGCCTCTAGCGAGTCCCTGAGGGCTGCAATTTGCGAAGGATCTTCTGCCTCTTTGGCCGCAAGCTCGGCTGCGACACCGAAACCGCAGATGCCTGCGACGTTTTCCGTTCCCGCCCGGCGCCAGTTTTCCTGGCCACCTCCAGTCATCAATGATCCTGGAACACGCGCAGTGGACCGCACCACGACCGCGCCCATACCTTGCGGCCCGCCAAACTTGTGAGCCGACAGCGTGATGACATCGGCTTGCCAGGCATCCAGGTCGATAGGCATGCGGCCTGCAGCCTGCACCGCATCTACATGGAGGAACCCGCCAGCCGCCTTGACCAGAGCGCCAATTTCGTCAAGCGGCTGGATCACACCAGTCTCGTTGTTTGCGGCCATCACCGAGACAAGAGTGGCGTGATCTTCCGCCAATAGTCGTTCCAGCTCATCGAGGCGCACGATTCCGTTTTCATCAACAGGCAGCACGGTCTGTAAGGCAGGCGGAAAGCGCCCGCCGGAAGCCACTGAAGGATGCTCGCTGGCGCCGCGCAACAGACGATCGAGATAGACCGGTGTTCCCTGATCCTGCCACTGAGGTGTCAGGGCGGTCATGTTTGCTTCAGTGCCACCGGAAACAAAGGTGACCGCGCGCGTCCTGGCGCCACACAGAGCGGCAACAGCCTCGCGAGCGGCCTCCACTCGTCCCCGTGCCCTGCGACCATCGCAATGGACCGAAGAAGCATTGCCGGCATCCATCATGACCTCAACCATGCGATCACGGACCTCCGGACGCATGGGCGCGCCGGCGTTGTGATCGAGGTAAACATGAGGTCGCCTGGACGTCATTGTC is a window of Labrenzia sp. CE80 DNA encoding:
- the tenA gene encoding thiaminase II is translated as MSLFERLKAENLEDWHAYTRHSFVKQLASGELSERAFRTYLQQDYLFLIHFSRAYALAIYKSPRLSDMRNALEGLKAIMDVEMDLHIELCAGWGISRDELETLPEASETMAYTRFVLETGLRGDLLDLQVALAPCILGYCEIARENAHAKPAGPAANAYRRWLDEYAGDEYQLVAQDFSSWTDQTAEVYMTEARFASLSEIFNQASRLEADFWQMGLNA
- the sufA gene encoding Fe-S cluster assembly scaffold SufA, whose protein sequence is MTVRSKFQVMSLTDAAADRVRELVENADRDVLGLRVGIKTGGCAGMEYTMDLVDEAKPGDDVIDEKGVKLYVDPSAVLFLLGTEMDFEVTKFRSGFIFKNPNEVSACGCGESVSLQAADPNFAAPQA
- a CDS encoding SUF system Fe-S cluster assembly protein; amino-acid sequence: MENSTTIDHDAAGEELRADVAGGSAIPMEELDRLTTDIVGALKTVYDPEIPCDIYELGLIYKVDIEDDRSINIDMTLTAPGCPVAGEMPGWVQNAVESVPGIGQVNVDMVFDPPWTPERMSDEAKVALNWY
- a CDS encoding cysteine desulfurase, which produces MTAATAEMTSPETSYDVEAIRKDFPILAREVYGKPLVYLDNGASAQKPQAVIDAVTKAYSLEYANVHRGLHYLSNTATDNYEAAREKVRRFLNAPTVDEVVFTRSTTEAINLVSYGLGGEYFGEGDEIVLSIMEHHSNIVPWHFHRERHGAKLKWVYVQEDGSFDLDAFRDSLSDRTKLVAITHMSNVLGTIVPIKEVCTIAHERGIPVLVDGSQAAVHLPVDVQDLGCDYYVFTGHKVYGPSGIGVLWAKTDKLKQMRPFNGGGEMILDVTEDVVTYNDPPHRFEAGTPPIVQAIGLGAALDYMDAIGRDRIAAHEADLASYAHEKLSQINSLRIFGEAPGKGAIVSFEIKGAHAHDVSTIIDRSGVAVRAGTHCAQPLLAKYGVTSTCRASFGLYNTRDEVDALYEALIKAQAFFA
- the sufD gene encoding Fe-S cluster assembly protein SufD, with amino-acid sequence MNAPTPINHTQAEAGLVARFDAARPSLAGSIAVTALRDAAAEQIKAKGLPHRRVEEYKYTDLRAFMKLAAPLATPATSAEAKAVLDGFESYGTLDRYRIVIANGTFNADLSDVDVLAAEGVTVTDFNDGLAGENGSELLATPKMAGQDGTLALNTAFLQGGVVISVKDGADVSKPVELVQVAVGEGAQVSRNRIVVAKGATFKLLETFAGDTGAGETNVVFDYDVADGARLAVTRLMAGKAEGATLFTSLARIGADAEFKTLGFLAGPAFARNQQFISFTGENSEAKIYGVTMARNRDLADQTLIVDHAVPHCNSREFFKTVLDDEARGVYQGRINVAPHAQKTDGEMMTQALLLGEGAEMANKPELEIFADDVLCAHGATCGEMDADLLFYLRARGIPEAEARTLLVLAFLSEAIEEFDEDTVTEELVARVRAWLAA
- the sufC gene encoding Fe-S cluster assembly ATPase SufC; translated protein: MLEIKNLHARIAEDGTEILRGINLKVNAGEVHAVMGPNGSGKSTLSYILAGKEDYEVTEGDIIFHGENLLDMEPDERAAAGVFLAFQYPIEIPGVATMEFLKTAMNAQRKARGQAELTIPDFMKLVRAKAADLNVTMDMLKRPLNVGFSGGEKKRAEILQMSLLEPSLCVLDETDSGLDIDALRIVSEGVNKLRSPERSMIVITHYQRLLDHIVPDVVHVLSKGKIVKTGGKELALELEKNGYADFVGEAA
- the sufB gene encoding Fe-S cluster assembly protein SufB, whose amino-acid sequence is MPAVQETIDQVKAIDVDQYKYGFVTDIDSEKGAKGLSEETVRFLSAKKDEPEWMTEWRLDALRRFQTMEEPDWARVDYPKIDFDALYYWAAPKSVEGPKSLDEVDPELLATYEKLGIPLREQEILAGVEPKNRVAVDAVFDSVSVVTTFKEELKKAGVIFCSISEALREYPDLVKKYLGSVVPVTDNYYATLNSAVFSDGSFVYIPEGVRCPMELSTYFRINEQNTGQFERTLIIADKGSYVSYLEGCTAPQRDENQLHAAVVELVALDDAEIKYSTVQNWFPGDSEGKGGIYNFVTKRGDCRGKNSKIAWTQVETGSAITWKYPSCILRGDNSVGEFYSIAVSNGYQQIDSGTKMIHLGKNTSSRIISKGISAGRSSNTYRGLVSAHKKASNTRNFTQCDSLLIGQECGAHTVPYIESKNASAVFEHEATTSKISDDQMFYCLQRGMNEEEAVALIVNGFVKDVIQQLPMEFAVEAQKLISISLEGSVG
- a CDS encoding cysteine desulfurase family protein; protein product: MTSRRPHVYLDHNAGAPMRPEVRDRMVEVMMDAGNASSVHCDGRRARGRVEAAREAVAALCGARTRAVTFVSGGTEANMTALTPQWQDQGTPVYLDRLLRGASEHPSVASGGRFPPALQTVLPVDENGIVRLDELERLLAEDHATLVSVMAANNETGVIQPLDEIGALVKAAGGFLHVDAVQAAGRMPIDLDAWQADVITLSAHKFGGPQGMGAVVVRSTARVPGSLMTGGGQENWRRAGTENVAGICGFGVAAELAAKEAEDPSQIAALRDSLEAGIRLICPSVTVFGARAPRLANTSCFAVEGVPAETALIALDLENVSLSSGSACSSGKVSVSHVLTAMGVDEEKARCALRASLGWNSGAKDVDRFLELWPSIVDRLNPKARNRAA